Genomic segment of Salvia splendens isolate huo1 chromosome 12, SspV2, whole genome shotgun sequence:
ATGTTAAATATGCGTGAAACGAGAATGATGCTCACATAAAGTATATAACATATCATTCCTCTTGAAAACAATAGTATATGGTATTAAAATGGGTTGATATCTTTGGCGTGATTTACGGCCTATTTAAAAGGCTAATATACACGTACAAAATTACAAATAGTAAGAAGGCATTCTTTAGgaacaagaaataaatattaatcATCTAACTTTGATAAATCGATTTGATCCCTTCATTCATCCTTGATTTCTATTTCCATATTGGCTCTCTATCAAACTTTCCAACATCCATCACATTGTAGAAATGGAATCCTGAGATTTTACATTAACTTTCCCTAACATTGAAATTGTAAATTCCGATTACTTTGATTTGAATAATCAGATCACTAGACGGCCCATCCCATCAGCCATAAACACTCTATTCatacataatcataccatattAATTTAAGATTAGGATTTGCTTATCGATGGTAAGAAACCTATCTGTCGCTCTTCTCTCAAATTCTTACATCATGTCTATGCAATTTTTGTACGACTTTTGTTCGATTTtgtgaatatattattttatttctgttATCTTTGTTACATACATTCTGTGTGAaaaatatttagtttttgtATTGGGAATGAGTTAACCAATCCTTCCCTTTTctaaaaatttatgattttgtaCAATTCTAACCTACACATTTCTATTTCAAAGGCATATCACAGTAGAAACTGCAGATTAGAAAGTGCTCTGGAGTGGACATAATTTGATAGAGCACGATTCATGGGAAGCTTCGACGTGCAAGAATGTCAAAATGGTGAATTCGGTCCTTGAATATCATCAAGCCCTTTTCCTGAAAGAGTTCAAAGTCCAATTTTACATAAACAGTTCAGCACAGAGCACTGTAACCAAGTGGCTCGAATTTGTGTGGTCGAGACAAGTTGAGAGATTGAATTTGAAGTTCATATGTTGTTTTAGCCCAAAGCATACAGTTGTGTTAGGATATTTGGTAGGAGAGATGAGACCTATGAAATATCTCAAGACATTGTATCTGAAAAGTCTGAAAGTGAGTGGTGAAGACATCTCCTGGTTCCTAAGAAATTGTCCTTTGTTGAGGGAACTGTCTATCGTAAAATCATCTTTGACGTCTGATGTTCATGTATCCGGTGCAACCCTCGTGTTGGAGGATTTTAGGATAATTAAGTGGATGCATCGTTAACGGATCCGTTATTAACATTTCTGCTCCAAATATTTCTATAGTTAGTGTCAATGCAAGACCGAATGTTCCAAGACTTAGTGAGGCAACTTTTGGAATTAAAAGTTCAAGATATATTAGCTCCATTTTGCTTCTGCAGTGTCTTGCATTACTTCCCAACTCCAGAAGCTTAGCTTTTCTCTCACATAATACCCTAAGGTAACAAAGACATCACTCACAGATTAATTGTTTATTCTTATATACATTGGTAGTCTTATTTTGTTTGTGGGGCCTAATCTCAAGGAGTTGGTCGTTAAAGATTGCTCATTGTATGAACACGGTTGTCTCTTGCCACTAACATCTGTAATATCGGCATGCCCTTGTCTTAAGGAATTCATGTTCGAGGTAGGTATATTGTTctaaatatatagtatattcgaaatttgatcaaattccAGCCAATCACGTAAAGTTTTTAGTAaagtttctttttttaatgtatgAATGTATGCAGTTTCTTGACAATGTTGAAAATGCAACACCAAATGTTGAAAGATGTCCACACCAACATCTTGAAATGCTAAAGTTTCAAGGGTCTTGTGTGACTGACGTCATCAAATCAGTGACCTATATTTCGGATTGTTGCGAtgcatttcaaaaaaaaaaacttgtacTCTGCTTATGAGTAAGGCTGATGTGCAAGCTCATAGAGAGCATATGCATCATCTTCAACTCGAATTATCTTATCAAGTTCAACTCAAGTTTTTTAAGTTCATTGATAAATAGTGAAGAGAGAATTCTCATTCACTAACAATATGTTTATGCTGTGATAGTAATTTGTGAAAACAGAATTTTCATTGATAGACAATTAGTACTTGATGTTCGGTTTCtttgattaaaattttcaaattatatataATCACATTATAATCCTTTGCAATTCCTCAATTAGTTGTGTCTCTATAATTAGATTACAACATGATGTTTTACACATTGTTTTCCATTCTCATTAACAAATAAATTTGGTACTTCTACCGTCCCACTCAAAATGTCCACATTTTTTAGTGACATGgaattttaggagttgttaggtgaagtaagtaaagagaaaaatgtagttgaaaattttaataagGAGATATGAGAGATGAATTTATTTCCAATTATAGAaaatggacatcttgagtgagataaactaaaaagtaaatgtggacatcttgagtgagatgaagggagtatatactacctccgtccttCAAATATATAAACTTATTATATGATAATCATTTATTGAAAAATTtagtttgttaaaaaaaattatactaataaatacttactataatttataattttaaaggtATGGAGTATTTGATTATGCTTTCATCAATCTTCTTAATATatcatattatttattattttataaatattattgttattactttttttatttaaatataataaaatttaaaataaattcatgTCAACAAACCATACTAATcaacaatttttatttcttttgggTTGTGCCAAAGTAGTTGAGTCATTATAATAGATACTTATATAATTTAGATTTTAAAGGTATACTTTTTTTAATTGGTTTGTAGATCAAATTTATTGcggtataattaaatttttgtaatgaatatttatagatataattatttatgcaactaaattattaatcatatttgtaatacattcctttttttgggaagtgcatataataatattactttcttaatttttttaattattttaaatttgtattcaataaataaaaatcatatGACCCATGTTAGTATAATATTCCATTGCTTATTCGCCACTCCTATTATTTACATTAGGAAATAAATCATTGATTTGATCCTTAAAAATCACCACTATAATTATTCTTCACATATTTGCAAATAAAAAATTCCTAACCCTAATACACGAATTCACTCCTTTTTGCACCCCCAATTCCAAAATCATGGTTTTCGGTTTTCTTTACAAGTTCTTTTACCCTTCTGCGTTCAAGGATGAAATCGAATCAAACCAAGCGTTCAAGGATGAAATTGAATCAAACCAGCAACCCTGTATGAAGAAGCAAAAGAAAGAGGTTAACTTTTTGTAACTCAAATGAAAATATTCATGATTAGTGTTGGTAATTAAGGTGTTTGATTGTATTGatatagggtttagggtttagggccGACAGGATAAGTGAGTTACCTGATGACGTCATCTTCACTATTCACTCATTCCTACCctttagagcacccgcaacgcgtgcgtTGCGGTGCCTTATTTCGTTCCGGAGAAACGgaaccgcggcggcacgcgttgcagccgcccgtgtcatcgccattccgtgccggtgccgtgccgggtgccgttccctgagacgcggcacgacacgttccgccacgcgccgaggcgacgtggcggcctcccattcgacgcgtgacgcccactcgctgccccgcgagtgggcgtcgtcacggtgacgcaataattcgattttttttaaaattcgaatttaataaaaattttttttgcaacggtattgttaccgtttttttttgccgtttatttatttatttttaatttatttactctataaatactcctatttcatactcacttcactcacaaacacacatctattcctctcaaatcctctctatttccaccccaattttcatctcaaatcaactctgtttttcttctcccaaatttaatcaaactaatggctccttttgaacaaatgcgtcaaatattagaacaatcacttgaataagatcgacgacgggaggcggaagaagccgcgccgccccaacgacgctcccgtacgtacatccatcgtaaccgggaggaagccgcagcaaggttagtacgcgactacttctgcgataacccggtttggggagatacgtacttccgtcgccgtttccgcatggggaaaccgttatttctccacatcgccaatactttggcagcccgggaagatttcttccaggaagggttcgacgcggtcggccgtcccagccacacgacgctgcagaaatgtactgcagcaatccgccagcttgcgactggacaaacggccgacatgttcgacgaatacctccacatcggagacagcactgggcgaatacgcgaatgtgcttgctcaaattctgcaaaggcgtccgggcagccttcactgacgaatttctccggaggccaagcacgaccgattgtcagttcctgctcgaccttcacgaaacagtgcacggattcccaggGATGCtaggcagcgtcgattgcatgcactagcaatggaagaattgcccggtggcgtggaaggggtcctacaccagcggccacaaaggcacccacccaaccgttatactcgaggccgttgctgactaccgcctttggatctggcatgcgtacttcggggttcccgggtcaaacaacgacgtaaacgtgctccaccagtccgacctcttgaccgaagttttggatggtaaagcgccggccatcaacttcgtcgccaacaaccggctttataaaatggggtactatctcgccgatggcatctactcgaagtggcctaccttcgtgaagacgtccagtgggtctgcgaacccaaagcaggctctttttgcgcagaagcaggaggccgctcgcaaggatgtggagagggcgttcggggttctccaagcgcgcttcaacatcatcaaagccccggctcgtacgtggttcatggagaaaatggtcgacatcatgtatacgtgcataatcttacacaacatgattgtctaagatgaaggacccgaggcgggaaattggttcgaccccgaatcccccggaagctcaaccgcaagtagttcgcctcgaagtggagcgcatccgtctatacaagaacagttatctattcgtgcaaggacacgcgactctagcgcacacacccaactccaacaggatctaattgagcacattagggcaaactttggcggatgaaattattaaaattgtgtatttttatttttttaggattttaattgtgtgctttttatttttttaagtttaagttgtaactttgttttaatgttgtgtgttttttaataaagtgtgtttgtttttttattatagtgtgttttttaattgaattgagttggaaataaaaaaaaatgaaattgaatgaatagtaatttaaggaacggttaaggaacggagggttgcaggttccgttccttagttaaggaatggagtaaaaaagtatagtggggcccgcaaatagtagtttaaggaacggtttatgaacggtataggaacagcgttgtggatggccttagagaTGTTGTTTCCACTAGCCTTCTTTCATCCCGATGGATGGATTTGTGGAAGCACACTGCTTATCTCGAGTTTTTCGACACTGATGATCTCTACCGAATACGGAGTGATACAGAGCACGATTCATGGGATGTGGGGACGTGCAAGCATGTCAAAATGGTGAATTCTGTTCTTGAATCGCATCAAGGCCTCTTCCTGAAACACTTTAGGCTTAATTTCTATGTAAACAAGTCAGCACAAAGCGCAGTCACCAAATGGCTCGCATTTGTGTGGTCGAGACAAGTCGAGCTTGGATTTGAACTTCCGGTGTGAAAGTTTTAAGCATGTAGTTGTGTTAGAAGATTTGGTGGGAGAGATGAGACCAATGAAATATCTCCAGAATTTGTCGAAATTAAGGGGCGAAGACATTTCCTTGTTCCTAAAAAATTGCCCTTCCCTGAGGAAATTTGGAATCCGGTGTAATTAACATTTTTGTTCCAAATCTGTCTATAGTTTGTGTCGAGGCAGGACGGGGGCAACTGCGGTTCAAGAATGTTCCAAGACTTACTGAGGCAAGTTTTAGAGTAACAGGCCCAAGATATACAATGCACGATTTTACTTCTACATTGTCCTGTTTGACTTCCCAACTCCACAAACTTACCTTGCATGGTTCCAACGCCGACAAGCTTTTGGGGAAAGGGTTTCCTCAACTGCCTAATCTCAAAGAATTGTTCGTTGAGCATACCAGTCTTTTGCCGTGACTCATGTGATATCGGCATGTCCTCGTCTTCAGTGCTTCATTTTCATGGtaggtatatatatttttagtatACTTATCTTCTCAATGTCATATTTTCTTACATATGTGTGTGCAGTGTCCTTACAATGCCAAAGACGCAACATatgaaaaaatatacaaaatgttTTTTAAAGGATCTTGTGCGACAAATATCATCCAATCGCTGACGTATATTGAAGAAAGTGGTgcatttcaaaaaataaaaaatcccaCTTCGCTTATCAGTGAGGACAACAAACAATTTGAAGCCCAATTATCTCTACAAGTTCAACTCCAGTTTCAAGTTCAACTTCGGTTGGAACTTAGAAGCTACTGCATTAAGTTTTTATATTAGTACTAATGCATTTTTATGTGATGTAATAGTACAGCATTGAATTTTCGGATTTTTGTTCATGTGAAGGATGTGATATTTGTTTTGATTGTAATTTTATGTTAGATCATTtaatagtcatttaaatcatgaaattttatcaaattctAGTCATTGTAATCTTGAAATTTTGTTAATAAATCACAAAGCTAgctattaaattttttttatctatataaaaCAATGTTGCTTTTAACAATATCACCAAAAGCATCACAGTAGAAATTCTTGCATACCTACATATTTCTATTTCTAAGGTACGGCAGAGTAGAAAGTGCGGATTGGAAAGCGATCTGTTTTGAAAATCTGATACTCCATTATTTGGTTTTATATAGGTGTCTTAAAAGAGACAGGTCTAGAGTGTCCATTATTTGTGCCCAGTATTCCATGACGCATATACTgatatacataaaaaaaataacaacttcTCCTTGCTGCAAAGGCATAGCATTATAATTTCTCCTAACTAATTTaaactaatatcaaactaattAAGTGAGGCCCAGTATTCACAATACATAcatcaaattaaaaagaattatTGTATGGTAAAATAAACATACGACGCCTCCTTTCCCACAACATATAAAGAGGATAGGCCATCTTCAAATTTGCTTTTGAACCATTAGCTAATGCTACATAAATAGTACTTTTCCATTCAAATTCCTCTCTAGCGGATTCTTTTCTTAAACTTGAAAAACTCGAGTAGAACTTGATCAGATAATTCGACCTGAAGTTGTTTCAGGTGGTCCATGTGAGCTCGTACCTCGGCCTTGCTCATAAGCGGAGCACAAGTATTTGTTTTCTGAAATGCATCGCAACTATCTGAAAAATATGTCACCGATTTGATGATATTGGTCGCACAAGACCCTCGAAAGCTTGCTGTATTGAGCTGTTGGTGTGGACATCTTTCAACACCTGGTGTTGCATATTTAACATTCTCAAGAAACtgcatacatacatatatgCAACAAGCCAAGTTAGCATGCAAAACATATCACATTCCTTAAACTTATTACGCATGCATGCTACTTTACTaccagaatttgaccaaacttcgaTTATAGACAACATTAATATACCAACCACGATCGAGAATCTCTGAAGACGAGGACATGCCGATATTACAGATGTTATCGGCAAGAGACATCCGTGCTCATACGCTGAGCTCTCTCTAATGATCAACACTTTGAGATTAGGCATCTGAGGAAACCCTTTCCTCAAAAGCTTCTGCCAAATTCAGACAACCAATGAACCATCAACattatcaatatataaatagtttGTTacctaagaaaaaaaaaacatttaatcaaACCTTAGGGTATGTGAGATACAGCAGAAGTTTTTGGAGTTGGGAAGTAAAGCAAGATACTGCAGATAAAAAATGTTGCATTCTATATCTTGGACTTGCGATTCGAAGATTTGCTAGAGCAAGTCTTGGAACATTGTTGAACCATAGTTGCTCCGGTTTTGCATCAACAACAACTATTGAGAGATTTAGAGCAGAATCAATGTTAATAACGGATTCCCTAATGTTGCATCGACTTATTCGAAGATCCTCCAACATGAGGGCTGTGCCGGAGACATGAGCATCTGACGTCAAAGAAGAATCTGTTATATCCAATTTCCTCAGAATAGGGCAGTTTTTTAAGAACAAGGCGATGTCTTCACCACTCACTTTAATGTTAGTAAAATACAAAGTCTGGAGATATTTCATAGGTTTCATCTCTCCCAGCGAATCTCCTAACACAACTGCATTATTTTCACTCACACAACACAAGTCTAAATCCAAACTCTTAACTTGTCTCGACCACACAAATTCGAGCCATTTGGCGACTATGCTTTGTGCTGACTTGTTTATGTAAAAATGGATCATGAAAAGGTTGAGGAAAGGCGATTGATGCGATTTCAGGACCGAATTCACCAATTTGACATTCTTGCACGTCTCCGCATCCCATGAAGCATGCTCGGTTTTTATGTTGCAAGAGCGACTAGTGTCGTTAAATCTGAGATGATAAGTGTGCTTCCACAAACCCAACCATCGGTGAGAAAGAAGGCTAGTGGCCGCAGCTGCCCTCACCTTTAGAAAAGAGAGTATGATGTATATGATCTCATCAGGTAATTCACTTATTCTGTCAACAACTCCCTCACCACACTGTATATAATCAAACACTTTAATTAACAACACTCAATATATATACATGatttaaaattaagaaaaagctAACCTGTTTCTTTTCCGTTTTCATATATTTGAAGGGTTGCCGGTTTAAATCGGTTCCGTTCATCAATTTATTCTCTATTCTTTGTAAAGGAAACAATATTTTGTGAAAACTATAACGTGGAGTAAAAGAAATTGTAAAGAAAACCTAAACGCATAAAACCTAAACTCTGCTTCTTTATATAGAGAGATCGATAGTGACTGGGCCCTTGGTAAGTTTGATCTGttgaaaaaaagaaacaactatttatatatggaaataGATCTTCAATTCTTTGTATTGTATTACTATCATATAGTTGAAATTTAAACATGCGACCAAATGAAATTCTAACATGTGTTAAATCTTATAGATCATTCCTTAAAtaataacattttattatagagtaaaggtcaaaactggtcctgaacatatgcccattttatgattttggtcctatATTTTATCTTAACTGCCTATCATGTAAAAGATTGTAGAGTATTTTTTAGAGCATGATGCataattatgatttaatttaacaattgaattatgaaaataaattatggCATTTGTAAAATgttagtactaatatttatctaATGGCATTATGACTAGAGgtgagcattcgggtttcggttcaaTTTTTTGCccaaaccgaatttagttcaaaactaaaaccgaaccgaacccaaaaaatcgaaaaccgaattttaaaaaccgaactaaaccgaaaaaactgaaattatatGAAAAAACCGAACAAACCGAACCAAACTGAAccgaaaaactaaaatttttgtatttctaaaccgaaccaaatttcaaaatttcggtttggttcagTCCGGATATtcgtttttcagttttttttctcGCCCCTAATTATGACAGTGAAATCCATCACCTAACCAGGAGAGAGAAACGGAAGAGCACAAAATAATTTTGGCAGCTTCATGTCCACCGGTTAATACAACATTATTAAGCACTCTAAATCACAATTTAATATAGCTTATGTCCATTTTGATATAATTGATCACCATGTcacttattttaatttgaaatacaTCTAGAAAATGGAATAAGACTAGAAAATTTATACAAGACTCGAAAGACATACTAGATGTCTCATAACAGTAAGACTAGAACAACATAGTACATGAGCTAAAGAAGCTTTTAGACGAAAGAATAGGAAAAACAtactagataaaaaaaataggtaTATATAGGCCACATActtcaacaaaaaataaaataaaactattattCGATATGTCTGATTCTGAAGAAGAATATGTGGATGAAaattataataatgataatcaAAATGAGAGTGATAATGATTCAGAAGGAGAATTTAAAGAAGTTCATCTAGAAGATGATGAGGATTTCATGTATGGTGGTTACAATGACATCGATAGAGCTAGACTAAAAATTACCGATCAAGACTTAGGCCTAGACAAGGATGAGGCAGAGAAAAGAGCTATATCAAATCTGGAGAAAGATGGAAAGGACCTCGTGGAAATCAAAGACTTGTTGAAAGAAGAGGAGTATCAAGATGTGGGGGAAAGCGAGGAGGGGAATGCCGAAGAGGAGAACATCAACGACAAGGAGAGCAAGGACGAGAGCAATGTGGAGGACGAGAAGGGTACCAGCGGCAAGGATGActgattttattatttactactattatgctttttttgttgctttttagaattatgttgtttttttgttgacGGGGGAGTACTCGTCCTCTCACAGAGAAGTTTGACGAGGCTCGGTcactttttataatataatataatataataaaaatattaaaattaaaaatgtgatctttttttgataattttattttgaactaaaaatttagaatataaaaattaaaaaagaagtATGCGATTGAAATGAAGACTACCTTTCCTACCAAGAATCAATTTATAATTCTTCGAAAAGAAAATCACAAGTGAATGCATGGCTCAGTTTATCATTTTTCATTAATCATTTATTGATAAGCCCACTTTATATTTAGGGAAGGACTGATTTGTCAGCTCACACATGATCTGTTCTGTTTGTGCTTTTCTGCGGCATGCTGGTGCTTATCTAGAATATTTAGATGCTTTGCCAATCACTTTTTATTTactggagtactatttatttattttcttaaaatatttatttatcggAATACTCATTTATAGTTTAATGAATGCATTCTGTTCCATTAATTTGGTTAAATTGGTATCCACTAatgaaaccaaaaaaaaatttggtatCCACACTAATATCTCGTCTACTCTTATATGATTATATCTTATAATCTTATATATAAAGTTCGAGCCTTAtcatttaattgaataaaagggagtaatcaattgctaactcactctctaTTGATTTAAGActgattttagaaatctagtggtctaaaatttgtcatatgtaattttagtttttattaattaaatcgaaaaagataaaaaaactaccaaattagagttttggatgaaaatgtcaatatattattttgaaaatatcaacacattgcttatgtcaacacattgctttaagaatgacattctacatgtattatattgacatattttatatactatgttgacatttgttgctgtacgaaaaaattgaaattttttgaaatttttttctaattttgacatcggaacatatgcaagtgagacatcgttagaatccttatgaaattatctttaattttatatatgttgtgcgaaaaaataatttaaattgagaaagttatatgcgttttaaagttatggaatatttttcaaaagttagttacaactaatttattgtaaattgaccttaattcccttattgacgttttttttatcgtattgacattccgggGCTGATAATCTAgacccttgatttgaatatctaagggctatattatttaattgtagttaacaattaaa
This window contains:
- the LOC121757926 gene encoding F-box/LRR-repeat protein At3g26922-like, producing MKTEKKQCGEGVVDRISELPDEIIYIILSFLKVRAAAATSLLSHRWLGLWKHTYHLRFNDTSRSCNIKTEHASWDAETCKNVKLVNSVLKSHQSPFLNLFMIHFYINKSAQSIVAKWLEFVWSRQVKSLDLDLCCVSENNAVVLGDSLGEMKPMKYLQTLYFTNIKVSGEDIALFLKNCPILRKLDITDSSLTSDAHVSGTALMLEDLRISRCNIRESVINIDSALNLSIVVVDAKPEQLWFNNVPRLALANLRIASPRYRMQHFLSAVSCFTSQLQKLLLYLTYPKKLLRKGFPQMPNLKVLIIRESSAYEHGCLLPITSVISACPRLQRFSIVFLENVKYATPGVERCPHQQLNTASFRGSCATNIIKSVTYFSDSCDAFQKTNTCAPLMSKAEVRAHMDHLKQLQVELSDQVLLEFFKFKKRIR
- the LOC121757928 gene encoding acidic leucine-rich nuclear phosphoprotein 32 family member A-like — translated: MSDSEEEYVDENYNNDNQNESDNDSEGEFKEVHLEDDEDFMYGGYNDIDRARLKITDQDLGLDKDEAEKRAISNLEKDGKDLVEIKDLLKEEEYQDVGESEEGNAEEENINDKESKDESNVEDEKGTSGKDD